The sequence below is a genomic window from Nitrososphaerota archaeon.
GTGGATCCTAGAAGAATACCTGTCGACGAATTAATGAGGAAACTGCATGTGATGGTTACAACAATGCACAACGCCTCTATGAATGCTTTGCTGGGCGGGAGGATAGAGCTTGCAAAGGAGGCTCTCCAGATGGAAAATGAAGTCGATCAAATATACTTCTTGGTGGTAAGACAGCTCCTTCTTGCATTACGAGATAGGGATATTGCAGGTGAGATAGGTATAGAATCTCCATTGCACGCTACAGGTAACAGAGTTGTTGCGAAGGCTCTTGAAGAGATTGCCGATGTTACTGCTGGGATTGCAAAGGAAACTATTTTTCTCTCCGAAGTTGGGTTCAAGATGGATACCGGTACGTTGCAAGCTATGCAAAAGTTCTCTTCACTTGTACAAAGTATATTCGGGAAGACAATGAAGGCGTTCTTGAGCAGGGACATAAGATTCGCTAATGAGACTTTGAATAGTGTAGAACAAACTGATACCGATCAGAAGATGCTTTTGGAGCTGGTTGCTAAGATCGACGATCATAAAGTGATTTATTCGTTGATGTCTATGATATGGAACTTGGGGAGGATTTTGGGCTACAGTAAGATAATTGCAGAAATAGCCATTACTAGGTTTCTAAGGCAGTCTAACACTCTCTGCACGATAGAAAAGGAAACTGTCCGATAGATGTTTAACTCACACCTATATGATTCCCTCCGTGTAAGAAGTCTATCTGTACCGCCAACATCTATCCATGTTCACAGAACGGCTGTCGTCTACCAGCCTCTTAATGGCATGCAACAAATACTAGGGCTTTAACTGAGAGAAATAAGGCCGATAAACTCTAAGATTGCCCAGGCTAATTCATTCACCCCAAATTCAGGGATATTAATTGAATCAAAAACACTTCACGGCGATCCAGCCGCCAAGATAGTAAAGTATGCCGAGGAAATTAATGCTGACCTGATTGTTGTTGGAACCAGAGGTCATGGAAGTGTAGCTAGCGCCCTATGGTAGTGTCTCGGAGAAGGTCGCTCATAATAGCAAACGTTCTGTGCTAATTGTCGTGTGGCGATGCCATTGTCCAGACTTTACGGACAAAAACGCCAGCTAAAATTCCCGGCATGCAGGATTAGATCGTCATCCCACGAGGCGTCTGTGGTCGGTTCGCCCGTCGTAGCTTCCTACATGCTTTCGGTATTCCGCATTACAATTGCAGATATTTTTAGCTAACCTGCAGTTATCGAGATATTATGAACACACACATACGGTAACAACATCGCGCCCATCAGTTTTCTTTCTTTTGAAATCGCATGAATATTGTTTAGACTGGTGTAAACATTTCCGGCCATGAGAGTCTCCTTTATAGCGTGCTTCTTCTGTCCGTTTTGAATGAGAAATCCTCCTTTGATTACACCTGAAAAATCTCCACTGACACTGCTCACGTTACCTGAAAACCTTGTCACCAATATTCCCTTTCTAATGCCTTTTATGATCGAATTCAGCTCCTCCTTTCCTTGTTCTATTATGATATTTGTAGGGCCAACAGATGGAGAAGTCCTGCCTCCCCCTATTGCATGACCTGTACTCTTTACATGGTCTTTTGCCGCTGTGTAAGTGTTATACATGTATGATCTCAGCACCCCATTTTCAATTATTTTGAGGCGCTTGTGTGGCACTCCTTCCCTATCGAACGAAGAAGCTGCAAGACCATCTACGAAAGTCCCATCATCTATTATAGTCAAGTCTTTGCTGGCAACTTCCTTTGCAAGTTTAGAAGCAAATTTACTCATCCCTTTTTGCACCAAATTTGCATTTGCCGAACTTTCTACAGGTGCGACTATTACATCTGCCACTGCCTCTGGGCTGAGTACGACAAAACCTTTGAAACTCTCTACACGTTTTGCCCCAAGCGAGCCTACGACATTTTCTGCAAAATCCTTGGCAGTTTTCTCTACGTTTATATTTCTGACTTGATGTGTACCTCCTGTCTGATAATCAAAGTTTGAAATATCATTACCTTTGATGGCCATACCCATAATTGCCCAAGAAAACATGCTAATCTTTTCGGAAACTTCTATACCATTAGAATTTACAATGGCATTTTGAGAAACCGCAGTGTTGAACGTCCCGCTATCAACCGTAATACGTTTATCATAATCTTTTGCAGTTTCTAGCATCAAAAGAGCTCTTTCCAAAGCTTCCTTCACAGTAAAATTTTCAGCTCCTTTCTCGTAAATCCCTTGCAAAAGTCTGGGTTTTGATTTATCAGGAAGGATGTTGAATTTCTCTGCTGGGGCTGTCTTGGCCATCTTTACAGCTCTGATAGAAACATCTTTTACAGATTCAGCAGAAAGATTATTGGTTGCAGTAAAACCTGCAGATTTGTTCTTGAAGACTCTAACACCTAGAATACTTTTGGTATGTACCTTGCCCAGTTTGATATCGTTTCTTTCTATGAAAACCTCAACTTCCTTGTCGATACTTGCATAAGCTTCAACATCATCAGCGCCAGCTCTAACAGCAATCTTTTCCGCAAGTTTGCACACCTCAAGGAGACTCATTTATTCTCCTCCAACAACTACAACGCATCTAATATTGGCCCCTCCTCCGTCAACTTTCGCTGGCTGCCATTTTCCACAGTATCCTGATCCGAGATCAAATTTGAAATTTTTACCTATAGCATCTACAGATTTCAGAACGTCAAACGCGTTACCACTTATCGTTACACCTCTAAGAATTTCTCTTATTTCACCTCTTTCAATTCTGTAGGCTTCTTGTGCGCCAAACATAAATTCTCCATTAGCATCAGCCTGCCCATTTCTTGCACCTTTAAGCAAGTACCCATGCCTAACTTCCTTGATTATTTCCTCGTCATGATAATCCCGTGGTTCGATGTAAGTATTCCTCATCCTGATTATTGGCTCATCCGTGTATTCAAACGCTCTCGCATTACCTGTAGATTCGATGTCATAGAGCGCAGCAGTTTCCCTGTTATGCAAATATGATCTTAAAATACCGTTCTCAATCAATACAGTTTTCTGCTCCGCAACACCCTCATCATCGACAACAGTCATACCTGCAGCTCCATCCGATAAGCCATTATCTACAAGTGTAACTAGCTCACTTGCAACCTTCTTCCCTATTTTTCCCGATGCAATAGAACCAGACAATACAAAATCAGCCTCAACTGTATGACCTATAGCTTCATGAGAGAGCAAACCTACCATCCCTGAATCAAGCACGACAGTTGCCCTTTCACCTTTCGGCTTCTTAGCGGTCAAAAGTTTCAGGGCCGTGGCAGAAGCTTTCTTTGCCATCTCCTCTGGCGAATTTCTCGAAAACAAATCCTTCCATCCACCAGTAACTCCAATCGCTTCTGATGCTCCAACAACTTCTCCAGAATAAGATGCAACAGCACTAATTCGGAACTCTGGTTTCGTATCTAATATTTCGCAAGAGGCTCCATCAGAATTCACAATGATCTTTTCATCGTTCATCTCTCTGAACGAACAGATTGCAGATTTTATTTTGCCAGAGAAACTTCTTGCAAGTTTTTCAGTTTCTTTGACCAGGCTGACCTTTTCTTCTATTGAATGTCTGTTTAAGGGACCATTTACTTTAACGGAAAACCTACCAACTGCAAATTTCGCTTCACCAAGCTTGTAGATCCTCTTCTTTCTTCCTCTTGCAGAAACCTTTGCTATCACAACTGCGTTTGATAGCGCTTCACGAACAGAATTTTCGGAAATATTACTGGTACTGCTAAAACCCCACGCTCCATTCGCAAGTACTCTTACTCCGATACCACCAATTGTAGAGGTTCTTGCTTCTTCGAGTTCCCCTCCAGCAATTCTGATCTCGCTAGAAGTTCTTTTGTGAAACCTTGCTTCAGCGTATTGCACGCCTTTTGCAGAGTCTATAACCTTCGAAAGCTCTTCTCTGCCTGTTTCCATTATTGGAATTCTCTACGAATAGTAGTTAAGTATTGCACAGTTAGGCTTCTACAATTATCCTGCCAAGCATATACGGATGGGGTTGACAATAATACTCATATGTACCAGGTTTTGTGAAAGTGTGTCTGTAAATTCCCATAACCCCCATGTCTCCTGAATTGAATTCATCACTAATCTTATCTGGAGTTCCCGCTCTTACCGTATGAACATAAAGGTCGACGTTTATCCAAGTTACAGTAGTTCCAGCCTTAACAGTAAGTATTTCAGGGACAAAGGTGTAGTTCTGTATAATTACATAAGGCGACGATGCGAACCATGTTATTGTGGTTATAATTACCACTACAAAGATAACAATTCCCACAGTTCTCAGTTTCAAACACATGTCTTCTTACATCACAATAATAAATGCTTGAGGGTACTAGACTAACACATGTAGCAAGATCAAGAGTAACATTAAGCTGATAACCTCAATCTTTTAAATAACTTGCCATATAGTCGTGTAAACGATCTAGATGAGATGTAGTTACAATAACTCTCCTCTTTGTTTATTACAAATGCGGCAAGGGGTCCATAAAGGGCCACTCTCTCATGGTTTTTAGGGTGGCCCACATTTTGAGAAGGAACATATTTTGGTACGGGTTAAGAACCCCCACCGCTTTCAAACAGTATGGGAAGAGCCTGACAATTGCAAGATTCCGCCTTCCTACCCATATGATACACTATCTTTCGATGTCATTCCTATCAGCAATGCCAGCCAATCTCTTCAGCCCAGAAACTCAAGACTTCTGGTCGCAAAAAAAGTCTATTAAGTAAGGATTTCCTTACTTGGAGCGCAAACATGACTAGTGAACTGACGTTCAAGAAGGTTAAGGTCTCTGATAAAGGCCAGATTTCGATACCTGCGGATATGCAGAGGGAGATCGGCATAAAGAAGGGAGACGAGCTTCTCCTGA
It includes:
- a CDS encoding amidase; translated protein: MCLKLRTVGIVIFVVVIITTITWFASSPYVIIQNYTFVPEILTVKAGTTVTWINVDLYVHTVRAGTPDKISDEFNSGDMGVMGIYRHTFTKPGTYEYYCQPHPYMLGRIIVEA
- a CDS encoding phosphate uptake regulator PhoU, with the translated sequence MYKIFMYVLAYISVMKEVRKVQKAGYSSLSVSLPSSWSKGKGIKSGDLVMVSEDVEGYLKIFPATEEQRFETKVNINADLCHEPEILKRIVAGCYLLGYDTIRITSNKELLSSQLEDIRTMTKRLPGLEIVETTLRRVTVRCFVDPRRIPVDELMRKLHVMVTTMHNASMNALLGGRIELAKEALQMENEVDQIYFLVVRQLLLALRDRDIAGEIGIESPLHATGNRVVAKALEEIADVTAGIAKETIFLSEVGFKMDTGTLQAMQKFSSLVQSIFGKTMKAFLSRDIRFANETLNSVEQTDTDQKMLLELVAKIDDHKVIYSLMSMIWNLGRILGYSKIIAEIAITRFLRQSNTLCTIEKETVR
- a CDS encoding TldD/PmbA family protein yields the protein METGREELSKVIDSAKGVQYAEARFHKRTSSEIRIAGGELEEARTSTIGGIGVRVLANGAWGFSSTSNISENSVREALSNAVVIAKVSARGRKKRIYKLGEAKFAVGRFSVKVNGPLNRHSIEEKVSLVKETEKLARSFSGKIKSAICSFREMNDEKIIVNSDGASCEILDTKPEFRISAVASYSGEVVGASEAIGVTGGWKDLFSRNSPEEMAKKASATALKLLTAKKPKGERATVVLDSGMVGLLSHEAIGHTVEADFVLSGSIASGKIGKKVASELVTLVDNGLSDGAAGMTVVDDEGVAEQKTVLIENGILRSYLHNRETAALYDIESTGNARAFEYTDEPIIRMRNTYIEPRDYHDEEIIKEVRHGYLLKGARNGQADANGEFMFGAQEAYRIERGEIREILRGVTISGNAFDVLKSVDAIGKNFKFDLGSGYCGKWQPAKVDGGGANIRCVVVVGGE
- a CDS encoding TldD/PmbA family protein, encoding MSLLEVCKLAEKIAVRAGADDVEAYASIDKEVEVFIERNDIKLGKVHTKSILGVRVFKNKSAGFTATNNLSAESVKDVSIRAVKMAKTAPAEKFNILPDKSKPRLLQGIYEKGAENFTVKEALERALLMLETAKDYDKRITVDSGTFNTAVSQNAIVNSNGIEVSEKISMFSWAIMGMAIKGNDISNFDYQTGGTHQVRNINVEKTAKDFAENVVGSLGAKRVESFKGFVVLSPEAVADVIVAPVESSANANLVQKGMSKFASKLAKEVASKDLTIIDDGTFVDGLAASSFDREGVPHKRLKIIENGVLRSYMYNTYTAAKDHVKSTGHAIGGGRTSPSVGPTNIIIEQGKEELNSIIKGIRKGILVTRFSGNVSSVSGDFSGVIKGGFLIQNGQKKHAIKETLMAGNVYTSLNNIHAISKERKLMGAMLLPYVCVHNISITAG
- a CDS encoding universal stress protein; this translates as MREIRPINSKIAQANSFTPNSGILIESKTLHGDPAAKIVKYAEEINADLIVVGTRGHGSVASALW